A region of the Melanotaenia boesemani isolate fMelBoe1 chromosome 6, fMelBoe1.pri, whole genome shotgun sequence genome:
AtgtgatgcctccttctcccatatgttttccagtgtatatatatatacacatataaacatatacatatatatatcctatAGAATAACTTTGTACTACCGCAGTAACTATATAATACCAGCATACTATGCTATctgtagtttaaaaaatgttaaatgttttgtgttcagcattttctttcagctttactttataaataaagatgagtTCTGTACAATGATATTATTTAAATCCCTTGACTGTAAGCGCTCATTGCTAAATAATACTAAATtatgaaaagaataaataaatgtaaaatggtAGTGCCTTTTGACCTTTACTTAGTCAGACATTTTCTTCTCTTATTAGAAGTGTTGGCAGAAGCATGCAGGCTGACAACTCTGCACTTTGGAGAACAAATTAAGAAACCCCCCAAAATAAGcaaaaagtgcaggtgtggagCCGTCTCAGTCCAGAAGGTATAggtgttaaaacaccatcatcctccacaAAGGCCCATGTGTTGttccattaatgttttttttattctcaaatccacaCCTAGAGGCAGAAGGTTCATCTCTGGACACCTCCACGGCCCGCTGTCATGACAAAGAAATGACGGATGTTTTGGGCTTCTTAAGCCGTGCAtgcattaattgcattaaaatattaacataaaataattacacaaaTTAGTTACTGTGGTTAACGTGATTTTATGACAGCCCTATTTAAAGcacaaaacatctgaaaatgaaaaaagacctTGATACAGCTAAATACAGGAGCAAAGCCAAAAGCAGACGGTCAGAAAGAGCAAAGCAAGGCCAAAAGTTTTTAACATGTAATGAAAGGAAAGAGTGGAAGAAAAGAAGATCCAGAGATGGAGAAGAAAAACCACATGCTCACTGGAGTGATATACTGTAaggaattaaaaacagaaatcgATGCTGCACTCAGATTTTCAGCATTTGAACTTTAgatactggaaaaaaagaaatctccaTTTTTTTGTGTCccaataaatgtaataaatgttataaaTGTAACCTCCATTAGTGCAAAGCTGTCTACTGTTTCTACAAGAACATCAgaccaaacacaaaacacatgaaacacacacacacacacacacacacacatatataagtgtgtgtgtgtatgtatgtatgtatgtatgtatgtatgtatatatatatatatatatatatatatacgtacaCACAaagtttattattgttaatcacTTGTTCCTCAGCTTTTGATGTAATTCATGGTGTACAAACActggagatggatggatgaatagacaGACAGGAAGAAAATAGGCCCTGAAATTCAGTTTTCAGGCTTGCCaaatccgctggtcaatcctcagtccttatactgctggacctgtctgctgcctttgacacgatcgaccatcatatactgttctccacactctcggatcttggtatctcaggatctgtcctctcgtggttcatatcctacctcacaggaacaTCCTtcatcttggcgagggggcatgtccagatcacatgggctgacaacaggggtgcctcagggctcggtgcttggccctcttctcttttcactatacacctcctcactcggtgcatcattagctctcatggtttctcctaccactgctatgcagatgacactcagcttttcctttctttcccacctgacgacacaaccatctcaatgtcaatatcagcatgttgctgatatctccacatggatgaaggatcgccaccttcagctaaatctgtccaagaccgagctcattgtctttccagccagtccttccttaccgccacagataagcgtgcagcttgactccatcacgcttgtgcctacgtcttctaccaggagtcttggtgtcatggtagacaaccagctgacctttaaggaccatgttgcctcggttgctcgatcttgccgatttgctctctacaacatcaggaggatcagaccctacctgactgaacacacagcccagctcctggtccaggctctggtcatttcatgcattgactactgcaactccttactggctggcctgcctgcatgctcagttaaacctctgcagatgatccagaacgcagcagcacgtctggtcttcaaccagcccaaaagagctcatgtcactccgctgctaatcgctctccactggcttccagttgcagcgcatcagattcaaagctctgcttctggcttacaaaacaataacccaaacggctccggtctacctccactccttaatccagagctacactccctctccacagttacgctctgccagtgaaagacgcctagtgctcccaccacaaggtggcgccacatcagtagctagactcttctcctctgttgttccccggtggtggaaccatctaccaaactccgtccgatccacagagtccttatccactttttttttttttttttaacttcagcagcagcagaatgataatctggttgctgtatcgtgctgaacaaatttgctctgccaaggggaagCCTATgagtaaggctcctcttgataatgtgattaatttatttatttatatatttatataatatttatatttatacatatttttatttagattatctatgtaatcttgctggacctgaccggaggggacagaaaaagatggaaaatagcaaaaagagcaaaagggaaagaagaaaggagacaagaaGCATGAGGAGTATGAAATAATGAACTTGGCAATTAGGTTTGGAGTTTCTCTGTGTAATAGATACAAAAACTACTGGATTCCTTTATCAGTGAAACTTACAAATGATCTGATGGGAAAGGGGGCGCGAGGGTAGCAAACGGTAtgcttttattgattatttattgACTTTGTATTCTATGTTGCAGTTAGTCTCTCTGTCCAAGACCAATTTCTCCCAAGGGAGACAGTGACCTTTGATCTTTATAGGGGTTGTCTTAATGGTTGCCTAATTTCTGCATGTTGTCTGCAACAGCTGAAACTGATCTGCAACTAATTTTACTTCCTGACTGATGCCCAAGTTGGACTGACTTTAACAGCATAGTTTCTGCATCAGAACTGACTTCCTGATTTCAGCTTCTCcctctgaccaatcagaaagcTTCTCCTCAGATTATTCGACTGATCTATGTCACTGACTGCAGCTGAttaactggtttaactggtaCCTCCATTCAAACATGGTTCTCATGTCTCGCTGTGTTTCTAGCTGTCTCACTTCCTGTGTGGTTCTAAGTTAAAACTGTCCTTTGTTCCTTTAGACCGACAGATGGACACGTCCCTGCTGACAGATGATCAGCCTGAAAATGTTCAGCTGCTGATACAAAGTACCAAGATGGAGGACAGTGGCGTGACAAAGAGGACCCAGGTTAAAGAATGGGAGGAGACGCTGAAGCTGGAACCCAGCACTCTGCATTTGGCtggacacaaacaaacaggtgGACAGACAGGTAAAGGCAAGAGGTTGAGTATGAACTCAGATCTGTCTCATGAGGCATCCAGTTGGACAGAAAGTGAGCGAGagttgaaggcagagggagaaAGGAGAGGGGGAATGGAAATAGATGAAGGGGTGGGGCTAGCCGGTCAGGAGGTGGGACTGAAAACATACCTGAAGAAAGAGgttgaagatgaagaaaaggagGCGGAAACTGAAGTAAACCACCTGCCAGAAAAAGCATCTCAAGTGTTCAGGCCTGCAGTTACCGTGCTCCCCTCCCCCTGCACACCTAGGAATGCTGAAGCATTCTGGGAAATGGAGTCAGAGAAGAGTCCCTTCCTGAGTTCCCAAGAAATGGACTACAACCAACATGGCTACCAGTTTGAATGGAAGGACACGCCCACTGCCACATGTAAATACACATCCTTCTCACGTGCTTCTTTCATACCTGTCTCAGTTGGGTAGGCCTTTCATGTCTGCCCTTATGTTAATCCAGTGGGTGGGGCTTCACAGCTGTCTCTCTCTCGCTTTCTCTGTTATTCACTCTCTCTCTCGTGGGCGGGGCTTTACATACCTTTTGATCAGATAGGCTGGGCTTTACACCTGTCTGTCTCGTTTGTGGGCAGGGCTTCACAAATGGTATGTTGATCAGATGGGCGGGGCTTTACACCTGTTATTTCTCTCTTAGGTGGGCAGTGTTGTCCAGGCAGGGTTGCACTGAAGATGGGTGTGTCCTTGATGACATCAGCGCTCCTCTTCCCCTTCCTGGTGTGGGGGGGCTTTGTTTTCTTGCCATTTGATGCTCCCCTACTGGACGGTGCCCCCCTCAGGCTGGTCTACACTCTGCGGTGCTCTGTGTTTGCTGCTGTTCCCATCGTCCTTGGTGAGTCTCAACCCTCTGTAGAGGAGATGCAACCCTTTAGAAGATCTCTGCACCCTGGTCTCACCTGTCTATCTGGGTTTTTCCCACCTGTCCATCATCTCTTTCCCAGGTTGGCTGGTTCTGGCCGTCAGTCGGCTCAGGTCAGGTGTGACTCGTCCACTGTCTGATGACAACATGAAGGAAGAGGAACTTCAGGAGGTTTCTGTCCACCAGCGCTTCATCTCTGACTCTGCCTCCTTGTTCCTGATCTACTTCCTGCAACTGGTCGTCATGGCGATGTACCTGAGCCAGGAGCAGCTAAAGCTCATCCCGCTGATGACCATTCTCTTCGCCTTCGGACGGTAAGATTTCACATCGTTGGTGATCAGAGCGATTGATAATCAGAACGATTGATCAGAACGGTTGATCAGAACGGTTGATGGTCAGAATGATTGATGATTAGAACGATTGATCGAAATGATTCATCAGAACGATTGATGATCGGAATGACTGAGAACGATTGATGATTGAAATGATGATCGGGAACAATTGATGATTAGAACGATTGATGATCGGAATGATTGGTGATTAGAACGATTGATTAGAATGATTAAAGATCAGAACGATTGATGATTAGAATGACTGATGATCGGAACGATTGATCGGAACTGTTGATGGTCAGAATGATTGTTGATTAAAACGATTGATAATCGGAACGACGGTTGATTAGAACAATTAATGATCGGAACAATTGATCATTAGAACGATTAATGATTACAACGACTGAGGATCGGAATGATCGATTAGAACGAATGATGATTAGGATGACTGATGATTACAACGATTGATCGGAACGATTGATGATCGAATGACTGAGAACGATTGATGATTAGAATGATTGATCGGAACGATTGATGATCGGAATGATTGATGAGAACGATTGATGATTAGAATGATGATCTGAACAATTGATTATTAGAATGATTGATGATTAGAATGATGATCAGAACAATTGATGATTAGAACGATTGATGATCGGAATGATTGGTAATTAGAACGATTGATGATCGGAATGATTGGTGATTAGAACGATTGATTAGAATGATTAAAGATCAGAACGATTGATGATCGGAATGACTGATGATCAAAACGATTGATGATTAGAATGACTGATGATCGGAACGATTGATCAGAACGGTTGATGGTCAGAATGATTGATGATTAAAACGATTGATAATCGGAACGACGGTTGATTAGAACAATTAATGATCGGAACAATTGATCATTAGAACGATTAATGATTACAACGACTGAGGATCGGAATGATCGATTAGAACGAATGATGATTAGGATGACTGATGATTACAACGATTGATCGGAATGATTGATGATCAAATGACTGAGAACGATTGATGATTAGAATGATTGATCGGAACGATTGATGATCGGAATGATTGATGAGAACGATTGATGATTAGAATGATGATCTGAACAATTGATTATTAGAACGATTGATGATTAGAATGATGATCAGAACAATTGATGATTAGAACGATTGATGATCGGAATGACTGATGATCAAAACGATTGATGATTAGAATGACTGATGATTAGAACGATTGATCAAAACGATTGGTGATCGAATGACTGAGAACGATTGATGATTAGAATGATTGATCGGAACGATTGATGATCGGAATGATTGATGATTAAAACGATTGATGATTAGAACGATTGATCGAAATGATTGATCAGAGCGATTGATGATCGGAATGACTGAGAACGATTGATGATTGAAATGATTGATCGGAACGATTGATGATTAGAATGATGATCAGAACAATTGATGATTAGAACGATTGATGATCGGAATGATTGGTGATTAGAACGATTGATGATTGCAACGATTGAGGATCGGAATGATCGATTAGAACGAATGATGATTAGGATGACTGATGATTACAATGATTGATCAAAACGATTGATCGGAATGATTGATGATCGAATGACTGAGAACGATTAATGATTAGAATGATTGATCGGAACGATTGATGATCGGAATGATTGATGAGAACGATTGATGATTAGAATGATGATCTGAACAATTGATTATTAGAACGATTGATGATTAGAATGATGATCTGAACAATTGATGATTAGAACGATTGATGATCGGAATGATTGGTGATTAGAACGATTGATTACAATGATTAAAGATCAGAAAAATTGATGGTCAGAATGATTGATGATTAAAACGATTGATAATCGGAACGACGGTTGATTAGAACAATTAATGATCAGAACAATTGATGATTGGAACGATTGATCGGAACGATTGATGATTAGAATGACTGATGATCAAAACGATTGATGATTGGAACAATTGATGATCGGAATGACTGATGATTAGAACGATTGATCAGAACGGTTGATGGTCAGAATGATTGATGATTAAAACGATTGATAATCGGAACAACGGTTGATTAGAACAA
Encoded here:
- the tmem79b gene encoding transmembrane protein 79, yielding MDTSLLTDDQPENVQLLIQSTKMEDSGVTKRTQVKEWEETLKLEPSTLHLAGHKQTGGQTGKGKRLSMNSDLSHEASSWTESERELKAEGERRGGMEIDEGVGLAGQEVGLKTYLKKEVEDEEKEAETEVNHLPEKASQVFRPAVTVLPSPCTPRNAEAFWEMESEKSPFLSSQEMDYNQHGYQFEWKDTPTATCGQCCPGRVALKMGVSLMTSALLFPFLVWGGFVFLPFDAPLLDGAPLRLVYTLRCSVFAAVPIVLGWLVLAVSRLRSGVTRPLSDDNMKEEELQEVSVHQRFISDSASLFLIYFLQLVVMAMYLSQEQLKLIPLMTILFAFGRLVYWVAAAFGSSIRSFGFGLSFLPSVAMMVANFYFIFTVEAAGSIFRLPPPSEEVPPPPAGRQRFWG